A stretch of Macadamia integrifolia cultivar HAES 741 chromosome 7, SCU_Mint_v3, whole genome shotgun sequence DNA encodes these proteins:
- the LOC122085108 gene encoding uncharacterized protein LOC122085108 codes for MAGVSRLLHLSRQPQQFNCPSSSSYLTSTSSSSSTSLRCSLGKAGMTGGKEISVNGERKLSVAAKASTTSATMISLEPQTKKGFSLPSLVSNVTETALRILRHSLKRRPWRLQAEMLMEKAIIDCRFFTFFAVAGSLLGSILCFVEGCFLVLESYFNYFHTMMEHSDHGHVVELLIEAIDMFLVGTAMLIFGMGLYVLFVGSNYIKKKGTGLIPRSSFFGLFQLKMLPAWAEMQSISQAKSKIGHAVMMILQVGVLEKFKNIPLVTGLDLACFAGAVIVSSAGIFLLSRLSMGGTKG; via the exons ATGGCAGGGGTTAGCAGATTGCTTCACCTGTCCAGGCAACCACAGCAATTCAATtgtccatcatcttcttcttaccTTACCTCTACTAGTtcctcatcatcaacatcaCTGAGATGCTCATTAGGCAAAGCAGGGATGACCGGAGGGAAGGAAATTTCTGTGAATGGTGAGAGGAAGTTGTCGGTTGCAGCGAAAGCTTCAACGACTTCAGCAACCATGATTTCTTTGGAGCCACAGACAAAAAAAGGATTCAGTCTGCCTTCCCTTGTGTCAAATGTCACAGAAACGGCTCTCAGGATCTTGAGACACTCTTTGAAAAGGAGACCATGGAGGCTCCAAGCTGAGATGCTCATGGAGAAA GCAATCATTGACTGCAggtttttcacattttttgctGTTGCCGGATCCTTGTTAGGCTCGATCTTGTGTTTTGTTGAG GGTTGCTTCCTTGTTCTTGAAtcatatttcaattattttcatACGATGATGGAACACTCAGATCATGGACACGTTGTTGAGCTACTTATAGAGGCCATAG ATATGTTTCTTGTAGGAACCGCCATGCTTATTTTTGGGATGGGAttatatgttttgtttgttggtTCCAATTATATTAAGAAGAAGGGCACAGGGCTGATTCCTCGATCCAGCTTTTTTGGGCTCTTTCAACTTAAG ATGCTCCCTGCTTGGGCAGAGATGCAGTCAATATCTCAGGCAAAATCCAAAATAGGGCATGCAGTGATGATGATACTCCAGGTTGGTGTGTTGGAGAAGTTCAAGAACATACCATTGGTTACTGGGCTGGATCTTGCCTGTTTTGCAGGGGCTGTAATAGTTTCTTCAGCTGGCATTTTCCTTCTCTCAAGACTCTCCATGGGTGGAACAAAAGGATGA